In a genomic window of Roseiflexus castenholzii DSM 13941:
- a CDS encoding carboxypeptidase regulatory-like domain-containing protein, with protein sequence MRRQHLSPSFLICGVLLLMVGLSAMLPGAARAQQDPVPAPSPRPAIQFTEQSSGGGSSAPDRSAIPGHIGGTVIDVVSSAPVPGMPVRIGDNVVFTDQDGNYGIWVSPGTYLVNVAPAPEQGTVVDGPAAVVVEPETSVIQHLRVALPVPDVKAVEPPVEAPVEAPVEAPRRLPRTNDPSDVTWVWVSFGILLIGAGIGLGMLPAGRRALATSAAGIAHLSNQALLQKLLSERPSRSTKDDALLRELLESQE encoded by the coding sequence ATGCGTCGTCAACATCTGTCACCATCATTCCTGATCTGCGGCGTGCTGCTGCTGATGGTCGGGCTTAGCGCCATGCTGCCGGGTGCAGCGCGCGCGCAGCAAGATCCCGTGCCCGCTCCTTCACCACGACCGGCAATACAGTTCACTGAACAGAGCAGCGGCGGTGGATCATCAGCGCCGGATCGCTCAGCGATCCCCGGTCACATTGGCGGCACCGTCATCGATGTCGTCAGTAGCGCCCCGGTTCCCGGCATGCCCGTCCGTATTGGCGATAATGTCGTCTTCACCGATCAGGACGGCAACTACGGTATCTGGGTTTCGCCGGGAACCTATCTGGTCAATGTGGCGCCGGCGCCAGAGCAGGGTACGGTTGTTGATGGACCGGCAGCGGTGGTCGTCGAACCAGAAACGTCGGTCATTCAGCACCTGCGCGTGGCATTGCCCGTCCCCGATGTCAAAGCAGTTGAACCGCCGGTCGAGGCGCCGGTCGAGGCGCCGGTCGAAGCGCCGCGCCGCCTGCCGCGCACCAATGATCCATCAGATGTTACCTGGGTATGGGTGTCATTTGGTATACTTCTCATAGGCGCAGGAATCGGTCTGGGTATGCTTCCGGCCGGTAGACGCGCCCTGGCGACAAGTGCAGCAGGAATCGCGCATCTGAGCAATCAGGCGTTGCTCCAGAAATTGTTGTCCGAACGTCCGTCCCGTTCAACGAAGGACGACGCATTGCTCAGGGAACTGCTTGAATCACAGGAATGA